A window of the Euzebya pacifica genome harbors these coding sequences:
- the istB gene encoding IS21-like element helper ATPase IstB has translation MATTPASATDSHLAYLCRAMKAPSLAAAAPRLADRAREEGWTHEAFLAACLEKEVDARAAHGGQARIKAAKFPARKTLEDFDFDHQTSVKRELIGHLGQLDFVDARANVVFLGPPGTGKTHLSIALGIRACLAGHRVAFATAAQWVDRLGAAHAAGRLQDELRALGRVPVVVIDEVGYIPFEAEAANLFFQLIAARYERASVIMSSNKPFSRWGEVFGDPVVAAAMIDRLVHHADVVPLKGDSYRLKDRDLGRVPAADPAP, from the coding sequence ATGGCAACCACGCCGGCGTCGGCCACCGACAGCCACCTGGCCTACCTGTGCCGGGCCATGAAGGCCCCGTCCCTCGCGGCGGCCGCCCCGCGGCTGGCCGACCGGGCCCGCGAGGAGGGCTGGACCCACGAGGCGTTCCTCGCCGCGTGCCTTGAGAAAGAAGTCGACGCCCGCGCCGCCCACGGCGGCCAGGCCCGCATCAAAGCCGCGAAGTTCCCGGCCCGCAAGACCCTGGAGGACTTCGACTTCGACCACCAGACCTCCGTCAAGCGCGAATTGATCGGCCATCTCGGCCAGCTCGACTTCGTCGACGCCCGCGCCAACGTGGTGTTCCTCGGCCCGCCCGGCACCGGCAAGACCCACCTCTCCATCGCGCTGGGCATCCGCGCCTGCCTGGCCGGTCACCGCGTCGCCTTCGCCACCGCCGCCCAATGGGTCGACCGGCTCGGCGCCGCCCACGCCGCCGGCCGGCTCCAGGACGAACTCCGCGCCCTCGGCCGCGTCCCCGTCGTGGTCATCGACGAGGTCGGCTACATCCCGTTTGAGGCCGAGGCCGCCAACCTGTTCTTCCAACTCATCGCCGCCAGATACGAACGCGCCAGCGTGATCATGAGCTCCAACAAGCCATTCAGCCGGTGGGGCGAGGTCTTCGGCGACCCCGTCGTGGCCGCAGCCATGATCGACCGGCTCGTCCACCACGCCGACGTCGTCCCGCTCAAGGGCGACAGCTACCGCCTCAAGGACCGCGACCTCGGCCGCGTCCCCGCCGCCGACCCAGCACCATGA
- a CDS encoding DUF732 domain-containing protein, whose amino-acid sequence MQSRPVLALLTLLVLAGCAGEATPETAGAGERSTPTPTPAAVVTAEPVVTVEPVDPEEAFLAAAMAARPDRPSADVTVGQIERTPDDDLLHTGQDLCAQMRNWRRISDAAGGRSADIEERFVEPIDLRRELMGVHGFEDLDRINFLQALGQIAAGTLCPELDFLVEDWVAVAVSAPDGAATQDLPAVTTAAEVAYIEALRAGPLRAELASVPDDRLLEVGVAACALLDSVAPSSALEWAQYLAETHSDDTALSVSTVTSAAAMTTLCPEWSRIL is encoded by the coding sequence ATGCAGTCACGTCCCGTCCTTGCCCTACTGACCCTCCTCGTGCTCGCCGGCTGTGCTGGCGAGGCCACCCCCGAAACCGCCGGGGCAGGGGAGCGGTCGACACCCACGCCCACACCTGCCGCCGTCGTGACAGCCGAGCCGGTGGTGACCGTCGAACCGGTGGACCCCGAGGAGGCGTTCCTCGCCGCAGCGATGGCCGCCCGGCCCGACAGACCCAGCGCCGATGTCACCGTCGGGCAGATCGAGCGGACCCCCGACGACGACCTGCTGCACACCGGCCAGGACCTGTGCGCGCAGATGCGCAACTGGCGGCGGATCTCCGATGCTGCCGGCGGGAGGTCTGCCGACATCGAGGAGAGGTTCGTCGAACCGATCGACCTGCGCCGGGAGCTCATGGGCGTCCACGGGTTCGAGGACCTCGATCGGATCAACTTCCTCCAGGCCCTCGGGCAGATCGCGGCCGGCACACTGTGTCCCGAGCTCGACTTCCTCGTCGAGGACTGGGTCGCCGTGGCCGTCAGTGCCCCCGACGGCGCGGCCACCCAGGACCTGCCGGCGGTCACCACTGCCGCCGAGGTCGCCTACATCGAGGCGTTGCGCGCAGGGCCACTGCGGGCCGAGCTCGCCAGCGTCCCCGACGACCGGCTGCTCGAGGTCGGCGTGGCCGCCTGTGCGCTGCTGGATTCGGTGGCGCCCTCCTCAGCGCTCGAATGGGCCCAGTACCTCGCCGAGACCCACAGTGACGACACCGCGCTGTCGGTCTCCACTGTCACCTCGGCAGCCGCGATGACGACGTTGTGTCCGGAATGGTCACGCATCCTGTGA
- a CDS encoding helix-turn-helix domain-containing protein — protein sequence MTGTGELIRRARERTGLTQAAVARRIGISATWMSRAGQGEELSVPSRPPSTCPGCPRRTSGRRQPAATRVAATSRVAGGTRGPQDGRTLAEEGPVEAGPVWSGAGSAARPHRPSRLAARDRQDAARP from the coding sequence GTGACCGGCACGGGTGAGCTGATCCGGCGGGCACGCGAACGGACCGGACTGACCCAGGCGGCCGTGGCCCGACGGATCGGTATCTCCGCCACCTGGATGTCCCGGGCCGGCCAGGGCGAGGAGCTGTCCGTGCCATCCCGTCCTCCCTCCACCTGCCCCGGATGTCCCCGACGGACCTCCGGGCGACGGCAACCCGCTGCCACGCGAGTGGCCGCCACCTCCCGGGTCGCTGGAGGAACACGAGGTCCACAAGACGGTCGGACGCTGGCTGAAGAAGGCCCGGTGGAAGCGGGACCTGTCTGGAGCGGCGCTGGGTCGGCGGCTCGACCTCACCGACCAAGCCGTCTCGCGGCTCGAGACCGGCAAGACGCCGCTCGACCGTGA
- a CDS encoding Ltp family lipoprotein: protein MQPPPPRGRRPWYQKKRFLIPVSVFGLFVVIGIIGALAGPVPDDVAVESDRPDDTAAAAPDDTTDEAADPTRPAPPAPAPAPPPAPAPAPPPPAPAPAAPAGSASQSNARRAAEQYLSFSSFSRSGLIGQLEFDGYSYEDATHAVDTVGADWNEQAVGSAEQYLSFSAFSRSGLIGQLEFDGYTSAEAEYGVSRISVDWNEQAVAKGAQYLSFSAFSRSGLIDQLVFDGFTRPQAEHGATANGL, encoded by the coding sequence ATGCAGCCCCCACCGCCACGCGGCCGCCGTCCGTGGTATCAGAAGAAGCGGTTCCTGATCCCCGTGTCCGTGTTCGGCCTGTTCGTGGTCATCGGCATCATCGGGGCACTCGCGGGCCCGGTACCGGACGACGTCGCCGTCGAGTCCGACCGGCCCGACGACACGGCCGCAGCAGCCCCGGACGACACCACGGACGAGGCGGCCGACCCGACCCGACCCGCGCCACCTGCACCCGCACCGGCACCCCCTCCGGCTCCTGCCCCTGCACCACCACCCCCTGCGCCTGCGCCTGCGGCACCTGCCGGGTCCGCCAGCCAGAGCAACGCGCGACGGGCAGCCGAGCAGTACCTCTCCTTCAGCTCCTTCTCCAGATCCGGCCTGATCGGTCAGCTCGAGTTCGACGGCTACAGCTATGAGGATGCGACCCATGCCGTCGACACGGTCGGGGCCGACTGGAACGAGCAGGCCGTCGGGTCCGCGGAGCAGTACCTGTCGTTCAGCGCGTTCTCTCGGTCCGGGCTGATCGGCCAGCTCGAGTTCGACGGGTACACGTCAGCGGAGGCCGAGTACGGCGTGTCGCGGATCTCCGTTGACTGGAACGAACAGGCTGTCGCGAAGGGCGCCCAGTACCTGTCGTTCAGCGCGTTCTCTCGGTCCGGCCTCATCGACCAGCTCGTCTTCGACGGGTTCACCCGTCCGCAGGCAGAGCATGGTGCCACCGCAAACGGGCTCTGA
- a CDS encoding thermonuclease family protein: MPVPSGRPPADLSRRPGVVLLRLTAALLLAGSITAYGLAGPGTLAPAVTPAAADGAVSVRLVLLTVVDQRDGDSWVASDGVEYRVGLVNTPEVGECGGSESTAYTAAHLVDGFTVAPYSTDTHGRTVARVVLPDGRDLGVVLARNGMADDRYLDDFRHEAPGYAAELDVAFAEARTAGAGHHGGCWTTDGT; this comes from the coding sequence GTGCCCGTGCCGTCCGGACGGCCGCCCGCCGACCTGTCACGCCGCCCCGGTGTCGTCCTGCTGCGGCTGACGGCCGCACTGCTGTTGGCCGGGTCCATCACCGCCTATGGGCTGGCCGGCCCCGGGACGCTCGCCCCGGCCGTCACTCCGGCGGCGGCCGATGGGGCGGTCAGTGTCAGGCTGGTGTTGCTGACGGTCGTCGACCAGCGTGACGGGGACAGTTGGGTTGCCTCCGACGGGGTCGAGTACCGGGTCGGGCTCGTCAACACCCCGGAGGTGGGCGAGTGCGGCGGGTCGGAGTCGACGGCGTACACCGCCGCGCACCTCGTCGACGGGTTCACCGTCGCGCCGTACTCCACCGACACCCACGGCCGGACCGTCGCCCGGGTCGTCCTGCCCGACGGCCGGGACCTCGGGGTCGTCCTCGCCCGCAACGGCATGGCCGACGACCGGTACCTGGACGACTTCCGGCACGAGGCCCCCGGCTACGCCGCCGAGCTCGACGTCGCGTTCGCGGAGGCCCGTACCGCCGGCGCAGGGCACCACGGCGGCTGCTGGACGACGGACGGCACCTGA
- the ileS gene encoding isoleucine--tRNA ligase, translating to MSPRESRAVFSPVDQQPDFPGMETAVLQRWKDHQTFQASLEARADGPLFSFNEGPPTANGRPGVHHVEARVFKDIFPRYRTMKGYRVPRKAGWDCHGIPVELEIEKKLGFTHKQEIEDYGVEAFNALCRESVETYVDEWTRLTERIAFWVDTDDAYWTMDTSYVESVWWSLKQLWDAGLLYEGHKVLPYCGRCGTSLSDHEVAQGYDQAEDPSVYVRFPLTDGALAEAGASLAVWTTTPWTLISNTLVAVGEDVAYVLAQGDGDAYPVVIARDLVEAVLGEGATIHRDVAVQELIGQPYRAPFDYVVPEGRAHYVTTADFVTTSDGTGLVHMAPAFGADDYAIGQREGVEVVNPVDLEGRFTERVTPWAGLFVKDADAGIIEALREAGLLIRAETYTHTYPFCWRCKNPLLYYAKPSWYVATSQYKDKLLAVNAEVDWHPEHIRDGRYGDWLSNNIDWALSRSRYWGTPLPVWRCDGCEDTICVGSRAELGDLAGSDLSALDPHRPYIDDITFECRRDTGDGPCGGTMTRVPDVIDAWYDSGAMPFAQFGYPYAEGSEQTFSERFPADYICEAIDQTRGWFYSLMAESTLLFEQNSYRTVLCLGHIVDADGKKMSKSLGNIISPWEIVDRHGADPLRWLLLTDGSPWINRRVGHGPVEDVVRRFFLTLWNSYYFFVTYARIDGWTPDARPAPPVAERPVMDRWILSELAQLITTVDEGLEAFDATTAGRALEDFVDGLSNWYIRRTRSRFWAAGTSADKDAAFATLHECLVTLSALLAPFTPFVAESLYDNLVCTVDADAPDSVHLLDFPVPDTTADDADLRRAMAAARQVVTLGLRARNEAQIGVRQPLPRALVTLPDTDGWDRVAGVVADELNLKAIELSEGGDTVSYQLKASFRDLGRVFGKQTPDVAAAITSADPDPVVAAVRAGQSVDLMLADGTPVTVDPSMIQVVEESREGWTVATEGGVSVALDLTVDDVLRREGLARELIRTINDQRKQLDLQLSDRIRLELAIDGQLEQAVADHRETICRETLATDITDGAASGGAFVEVGGHAARIRIEVNR from the coding sequence ATGTCCCCCCGAGAAAGCCGAGCAGTGTTCTCCCCCGTCGATCAGCAGCCCGATTTCCCGGGCATGGAAACTGCCGTCCTGCAGCGCTGGAAGGACCACCAGACCTTCCAGGCGTCCCTCGAGGCACGCGCCGACGGGCCGCTGTTCTCCTTCAACGAGGGGCCACCGACCGCCAACGGCAGGCCAGGCGTGCACCACGTCGAGGCGCGGGTCTTCAAGGACATCTTCCCCCGCTACCGCACGATGAAGGGCTACCGGGTGCCCCGCAAGGCCGGCTGGGACTGCCACGGCATCCCGGTGGAGCTGGAGATCGAGAAGAAGCTCGGCTTCACCCACAAGCAGGAGATCGAGGACTACGGCGTCGAGGCGTTCAACGCGCTGTGCCGCGAGTCGGTGGAGACCTACGTCGACGAGTGGACCCGCCTGACGGAGCGCATCGCGTTCTGGGTCGACACCGACGACGCCTACTGGACGATGGACACCTCCTACGTGGAGAGCGTCTGGTGGAGCCTCAAGCAGCTGTGGGACGCCGGGCTGCTCTACGAGGGCCACAAGGTCCTGCCGTACTGCGGGCGCTGCGGGACCTCGCTCTCGGACCACGAGGTCGCCCAGGGCTACGACCAGGCCGAGGACCCGTCGGTGTACGTCCGTTTCCCCCTCACCGACGGAGCCCTGGCCGAGGCGGGGGCGTCGCTGGCCGTGTGGACGACGACACCGTGGACGCTGATCTCCAACACGCTGGTGGCCGTCGGCGAGGACGTCGCCTACGTGCTGGCGCAGGGCGACGGTGATGCCTACCCCGTGGTCATCGCCCGTGACCTGGTCGAGGCGGTCCTGGGCGAGGGCGCCACGATCCACCGCGATGTCGCCGTGCAGGAGCTGATCGGCCAGCCCTACCGTGCCCCCTTCGACTACGTCGTCCCCGAGGGCCGGGCCCACTACGTCACCACCGCCGACTTCGTCACCACCAGCGACGGCACCGGGCTCGTGCACATGGCGCCCGCGTTCGGCGCTGACGACTACGCCATCGGCCAGCGCGAGGGCGTCGAGGTCGTCAACCCCGTCGACCTCGAGGGACGGTTCACCGAACGGGTCACGCCATGGGCGGGCCTGTTCGTCAAGGACGCCGACGCGGGGATCATCGAGGCGCTCCGCGAGGCCGGCCTGCTGATCAGGGCCGAGACCTACACCCACACCTATCCCTTCTGCTGGCGGTGCAAGAACCCGCTGCTGTACTACGCCAAGCCGTCCTGGTACGTCGCCACGTCGCAGTACAAGGACAAGCTGCTGGCCGTCAACGCCGAGGTCGACTGGCATCCCGAGCACATCCGCGACGGCCGCTACGGCGACTGGTTGTCCAACAACATCGACTGGGCGCTGTCACGGTCCCGCTACTGGGGTACCCCGCTGCCGGTGTGGCGCTGCGACGGCTGTGAGGACACCATCTGCGTCGGCTCCCGAGCCGAGCTCGGCGATCTCGCCGGTTCGGACCTGTCGGCGCTGGACCCCCACCGGCCCTACATCGACGACATCACCTTCGAGTGCCGGCGCGACACCGGCGACGGCCCCTGCGGCGGCACGATGACCCGCGTGCCCGACGTGATCGACGCCTGGTACGACTCCGGTGCGATGCCGTTCGCCCAGTTCGGCTATCCCTACGCCGAGGGGTCGGAGCAGACGTTCAGCGAACGCTTCCCGGCCGACTACATCTGCGAGGCCATCGACCAGACCCGCGGCTGGTTCTACTCGCTGATGGCCGAGTCCACGCTGCTGTTCGAGCAGAACAGCTACCGGACCGTCCTGTGCCTCGGGCACATCGTCGACGCCGACGGCAAGAAGATGTCGAAGTCCCTGGGCAACATCATCTCGCCGTGGGAGATCGTCGACCGGCACGGCGCCGACCCGCTCCGCTGGCTGCTGCTGACCGATGGATCCCCGTGGATCAACCGTCGGGTCGGGCACGGACCCGTCGAGGACGTCGTCCGTCGGTTCTTCCTGACGCTGTGGAACAGCTACTACTTCTTCGTCACCTACGCCCGGATCGACGGGTGGACCCCCGACGCACGGCCCGCCCCGCCGGTTGCCGAACGGCCGGTCATGGACCGCTGGATCCTGTCCGAGCTCGCCCAGCTGATCACGACCGTGGACGAGGGGCTGGAGGCGTTCGACGCCACCACCGCCGGTCGTGCGCTGGAGGACTTCGTCGACGGCCTGTCCAACTGGTACATCCGTCGGACCCGGTCGCGGTTCTGGGCAGCGGGCACGTCGGCGGACAAGGACGCGGCCTTCGCCACCCTGCACGAGTGCCTCGTGACGCTGTCGGCGCTGCTGGCCCCCTTCACCCCCTTCGTCGCCGAGTCGCTGTACGACAACCTGGTGTGCACCGTCGACGCCGACGCGCCGGACAGCGTCCACCTGCTGGACTTCCCCGTGCCCGACACGACAGCCGACGACGCCGACCTCCGACGCGCCATGGCTGCGGCCCGGCAGGTCGTCACCCTCGGGCTGCGGGCCCGCAACGAGGCCCAGATCGGGGTGCGTCAGCCCCTCCCCCGGGCGCTGGTCACCCTGCCCGACACCGATGGGTGGGACCGTGTTGCCGGTGTGGTCGCCGACGAGCTCAACCTCAAGGCGATCGAGCTGAGCGAGGGCGGCGACACCGTCAGCTACCAGCTCAAGGCCAGCTTCCGCGACCTCGGCCGCGTGTTCGGCAAGCAGACCCCCGACGTCGCCGCCGCCATCACCTCCGCCGATCCCGATCCGGTCGTCGCGGCAGTGCGCGCCGGGCAGTCCGTCGACCTGATGCTGGCCGACGGCACACCGGTCACCGTCGACCCGTCGATGATCCAGGTCGTGGAGGAGTCCCGGGAGGGCTGGACGGTGGCCACCGAGGGCGGCGTGTCGGTGGCGCTGGACCTGACCGTCGACGACGTCCTGCGTCGTGAGGGCCTGGCCCGCGAGCTGATCCGGACCATCAACGACCAGCGAAAGCAGCTGGACCTCCAGCTGTCGGACCGGATCCGGCTCGAGCTGGCCATCGACGGTCAGCTCGAGCAGGCGGTGGCCGACCACCGCGAGACCATCTGCCGCGAGACCCTGGCAACCGACATCACCGACGGCGCCGCCTCCGGCGGGGCGTTCGTCGAGGTCGGCGGACACGCCGCCCGCATTCGTATCGAGGTCAACCGATGA
- a CDS encoding cell wall-binding repeat-containing protein has protein sequence MRARARGVLTALLVMACVWSTGISPASADPTPATTGQDAAALAGGWLARQITASGSPRGTNTATDVRPAGWAVLGMLAGGVGETAAGRATAAISSAMTDRPLDEVDTGELAMAIVVGVARSAPLVVGPDDLDLVAALQARTQSSGVDEGLIGSSSLLQEPVTTHSLGLLALRAAGVQATEAQQRWLIEQQCPSGGWPLYRSAPARSTGTCELLVPDMSFTALAAQAAAAAGIEVPFDVEPFLRASSSPTGGFAPAPGLSPTPVATAQGISAHRALLGSEPDETWAGTAGTPQQVLLAEQLGCGWHGEDRGAVPDRMLDTAGDVTQPSADEPGVAGPVEDVAAAALAWAGMLLPAVPGGPRVGDPFPDCPVATSRAAGSDRVATAVALSTEAFPDGAPAAVVATAAGYADALAATALAGRLGGPVLLTPPADLPTVVVDELTRLGVEEVVLMGGPAALARRVEATAATVETVETVRRIAGETRFQTAAAAAEEVGGNRAFLARGAGPADRAPWADALAVGAWAATQGIPVLLTEADVLPEETAAALDGRAEVILVGGTAAVSEAVAQHASSHADAIRRIGGGSRLATSAMVFVAARADGVDVDRVAMATSADYPDALAAGPAVAALGGSLLLVDPSAGMANPDTANALLDVDFVVDDLLAVGGVVGLPARVLADAAVLVREGTDG, from the coding sequence GTGCGTGCGCGTGCCCGCGGGGTGCTCACCGCCCTCCTGGTGATGGCGTGCGTGTGGTCGACCGGCATCAGCCCGGCCTCGGCCGACCCAACGCCCGCGACGACCGGACAGGACGCGGCGGCCCTGGCCGGCGGGTGGCTGGCCCGACAGATCACCGCCAGCGGGTCCCCACGAGGCACCAACACCGCCACGGACGTGCGCCCCGCCGGTTGGGCGGTCCTCGGCATGCTGGCCGGCGGGGTCGGCGAGACGGCGGCCGGGCGGGCCACCGCCGCGATCTCCTCGGCGATGACGGACCGGCCACTCGACGAGGTGGATACCGGTGAGCTGGCGATGGCCATCGTCGTTGGCGTCGCGCGGAGCGCACCGCTCGTGGTCGGGCCCGATGACCTCGACCTCGTCGCGGCCCTGCAAGCTCGAACCCAGTCCAGCGGCGTCGACGAGGGGCTGATCGGCTCGTCGTCGCTGCTGCAGGAGCCGGTGACCACCCACAGCCTCGGGTTGCTGGCGTTGCGAGCAGCAGGTGTCCAGGCCACGGAGGCCCAGCAGCGATGGCTGATCGAGCAGCAGTGCCCGTCCGGTGGGTGGCCGCTGTACCGCAGCGCCCCCGCTCGGTCGACGGGAACCTGTGAGCTGCTCGTGCCCGACATGTCGTTCACCGCCCTTGCCGCACAGGCCGCGGCGGCTGCCGGCATCGAGGTGCCGTTCGACGTCGAGCCGTTCCTGCGCGCCTCCAGCAGCCCCACGGGGGGCTTCGCACCCGCACCGGGGTTGTCCCCGACCCCGGTGGCCACCGCGCAGGGGATCTCCGCCCACCGCGCGCTGCTGGGATCGGAGCCCGACGAGACCTGGGCAGGCACGGCCGGGACGCCGCAGCAGGTCCTCCTGGCCGAGCAGCTGGGCTGCGGCTGGCACGGAGAGGACCGGGGCGCGGTCCCCGACCGCATGCTCGACACCGCCGGGGACGTCACACAACCCTCCGCCGACGAGCCGGGTGTCGCCGGCCCCGTCGAGGACGTTGCTGCTGCCGCGCTGGCCTGGGCCGGCATGCTGCTGCCGGCCGTCCCCGGCGGGCCGCGTGTGGGCGACCCCTTCCCGGACTGCCCCGTGGCGACGTCCCGGGCGGCCGGCAGCGACCGGGTCGCAACCGCGGTCGCCCTGTCGACCGAGGCGTTTCCCGACGGTGCCCCGGCCGCGGTCGTCGCGACGGCCGCTGGCTACGCCGACGCGCTCGCCGCCACGGCGCTGGCCGGTCGCCTCGGCGGCCCGGTGCTGCTGACCCCGCCGGCTGACCTTCCGACGGTGGTCGTCGACGAGCTGACCCGCCTGGGCGTGGAGGAGGTGGTGCTGATGGGCGGCCCCGCAGCCCTTGCCCGACGTGTGGAGGCGACGGCTGCGACGGTGGAGACCGTGGAGACCGTGCGGCGCATCGCCGGGGAGACGAGGTTCCAGACGGCTGCCGCGGCCGCCGAGGAGGTGGGTGGGAACCGCGCCTTCCTCGCCAGGGGTGCGGGGCCGGCCGACCGGGCGCCGTGGGCCGACGCGTTGGCCGTGGGTGCCTGGGCCGCGACGCAAGGCATCCCGGTGCTGCTGACGGAGGCCGATGTCCTGCCCGAGGAGACGGCCGCGGCCCTCGACGGACGTGCGGAGGTCATCCTCGTCGGCGGAACGGCGGCCGTGTCGGAGGCGGTGGCGCAGCACGCGTCGTCCCACGCGGACGCGATCCGTCGGATCGGCGGGGGCAGCCGCTTGGCGACCTCCGCGATGGTGTTCGTTGCCGCCCGCGCCGACGGCGTCGACGTCGACCGGGTCGCGATGGCCACGAGCGCGGACTATCCCGACGCGTTGGCGGCAGGGCCGGCGGTGGCCGCGCTCGGTGGCAGCCTGCTGCTGGTCGATCCATCGGCAGGCATGGCGAACCCCGACACCGCCAACGCCCTCCTCGACGTCGACTTCGTCGTGGACGACCTGCTCGCCGTGGGGGGCGTCGTCGGGCTGCCCGCCAGAGTGCTGGCCGACGCGGCGGTGCTGGTCCGCGAGGGCACCGACGGCTGA
- a CDS encoding DivIVA domain-containing protein, which produces MSLSPDDIERQVFATEFRGYDREDVDTFLDRVADTLEELRREREGLLARLNDAERHAADARAQADERVAAAADRVQQAESAANARVAQVESAASDALEAEKMLKRTLITAQRTADATVHEAQALAERTVSAAKEEASATLAGARSEAEGLRTRTREEAERLLHDARAAAAAERAEANREADRVRSEAEAEAQRLVETARAEANQTTEEARGVAEQAVADARAEAERTRSDAGTEAERLIAEADARARATVSDAESSAAAMTARAEARASELLADASRQVGEARSEAAAVLDDAMRTAEKLAEQRTAYARVITDAMSSQMAEIERLGALPAVPEEMLTTIDRLRSSRTDDTGSAEGSELEHVESEQVESEQAESEQVESDRAESERQESQPEDTEPDDAEPDDAQPDDAEPDDGSQQDVTGSEEDEAPSSSGPPPAEPLLALDVVDDGPGDDAASADDHPRLRVVGDDIGSTSGRRGSSSTSSQIDLVHLLRAPHRD; this is translated from the coding sequence ATGAGCTTGTCACCCGACGACATCGAACGTCAGGTATTCGCCACCGAGTTCCGCGGCTACGACCGCGAGGACGTCGACACCTTCCTTGATCGGGTGGCCGACACCCTCGAGGAGCTGCGCCGCGAACGCGAGGGGCTGCTGGCGCGCCTGAACGACGCCGAGCGCCACGCCGCGGACGCGCGCGCACAGGCCGACGAACGGGTGGCCGCCGCCGCGGACCGGGTGCAGCAGGCCGAGTCCGCTGCGAACGCCCGCGTGGCGCAGGTCGAGTCGGCAGCAAGCGATGCGCTCGAGGCCGAGAAGATGCTGAAGCGGACGCTCATCACCGCGCAGCGCACGGCCGACGCGACCGTGCACGAAGCCCAGGCCCTGGCCGAGCGCACCGTGTCCGCCGCGAAGGAAGAGGCGTCTGCGACCCTCGCCGGTGCCAGGAGCGAGGCCGAGGGACTGCGCACGCGCACCCGTGAGGAGGCCGAACGGCTGCTGCACGACGCCCGGGCGGCCGCGGCTGCCGAACGGGCCGAAGCCAACCGGGAGGCCGACCGCGTCCGCAGCGAGGCCGAGGCCGAGGCACAACGCCTCGTCGAGACCGCACGGGCCGAGGCCAACCAGACCACCGAGGAAGCACGGGGCGTGGCCGAGCAGGCTGTTGCCGACGCGCGTGCCGAAGCCGAGCGCACCCGCTCCGACGCCGGGACCGAGGCCGAACGACTGATCGCCGAGGCCGACGCGCGTGCCCGGGCGACCGTGTCGGATGCCGAGTCCTCCGCCGCCGCGATGACCGCCCGGGCCGAGGCCCGTGCATCGGAGCTGCTGGCCGATGCCTCCCGCCAGGTCGGCGAGGCCCGGTCCGAGGCTGCGGCGGTCCTCGACGACGCGATGCGCACGGCGGAGAAGCTCGCCGAGCAGCGCACCGCCTACGCCCGGGTCATCACCGACGCGATGTCGAGCCAGATGGCGGAGATCGAGCGGCTGGGGGCCCTGCCGGCGGTGCCGGAGGAGATGCTGACGACCATCGACCGGTTGCGGTCGAGCCGCACCGACGACACCGGATCGGCGGAGGGTTCCGAGCTCGAGCACGTCGAGTCCGAGCAGGTCGAGTCCGAACAGGCCGAGTCCGAGCAGGTCGAGTCCGACCGGGCCGAGTCCGAGCGGCAGGAGTCCCAGCCGGAGGACACCGAGCCAGACGACGCCGAGCCAGACGACGCCCAGCCAGACGACGCCGAGCCGGATGACGGGTCCCAGCAGGACGTCACGGGGTCGGAGGAGGACGAGGCCCCGAGCTCGTCCGGTCCGCCACCTGCGGAGCCCCTCCTGGCCCTCGACGTCGTCGATGACGGGCCGGGCGATGACGCCGCATCAGCCGATGACCACCCGCGCCTGCGGGTCGTCGGCGACGACATCGGCAGCACCAGCGGCCGCCGCGGCAGCTCGTCCACGAGCAGCCAGATCGACCTGGTCCACCTCCTGCGTGCCCCCCACCGGGACTGA
- a CDS encoding YggT family protein: MLIICWALTAFWVLLIVRVIFSWIPRPPDPLLVVNDVAVRATDWAVAPLRNAIPPMRMGAVALDLSILVLFFGVNILQAILC, translated from the coding sequence ATGCTGATCATCTGCTGGGCGCTCACCGCGTTCTGGGTCCTGCTCATCGTCCGGGTGATCTTCTCGTGGATTCCCCGTCCACCGGACCCGCTGCTGGTCGTCAACGACGTGGCCGTCAGGGCCACGGACTGGGCTGTCGCCCCCCTCCGCAACGCGATCCCGCCCATGCGAATGGGAGCGGTTGCGCTGGATCTGAGCATCCTCGTGCTTTTCTTTGGGGTGAACATCCTCCAGGCCATCCTCTGCTGA